The nucleotide window GCTAATTTGGCGATCGCCTCTTTGTCGCGCCCAGTTTTCGGCATGGCGCATTAAGGCTGAACCAATTCCCTTGCGGCGATGTTCGGGTTTGACGTATACCAAGAAAATATGCGAATTGCGATCGCCTCCAATTTGATCGATAGCATTCCCCATCCACAAACATCCCACAGGCGGGGGAAGCGGGGTGAGATAGTCTGAACCGGAAGTCTGTTCTTCAACTTCCACCCACCACAGAGGCGTCTGGCTAGAGAGAAATTGCTCGACTGCTTTGGGAACGTGAGAGAAATTGCGACCCGGAAACAGTTC belongs to Desertifilum tharense IPPAS B-1220 and includes:
- a CDS encoding N-acetyltransferase, producing the protein MARQFVPGYQLRAGWGIEHALLSKFMQETYEELFPGRNFSHVPKAVEQFLSSQTPLWWVEVEEQTSGSDYLTPLPPPVGCLWMGNAIDQIGGDRNSHIFLVYVKPEHRRKGIGSALMRHAENWARQRGDRQISLQVFHNNDIALNLYQSLGYSSLSLWMVKPLNPKAE